Proteins found in one Nitrosopumilus maritimus SCM1 genomic segment:
- a CDS encoding agmatine deiminase family protein, whose translation MKTKLLIIFVSLGLFVSIPYAFSSEPVGILVHPPPLKQVQLEISLHEIQCNGDRTLIWQKDTLKPACVFHESELIFDRKWAKMRIGMPAEEITQEKLCLWYADNLPKYLKPYCISESKVLQSDSKPLVVMVAPSINEEYYREVFHDIIDYDIQTVNTIYGKDNVVLLVDKETKHLFEGKIPDDALLEANVADIWIRDFGTVDTMTEVKFDFKPQYLTNEDSVWINDSFEDWYDQKNLSGKKSELILDGGNLVFNGKDKAITTVRVFEDNPQYDELAIDSRLKELLQVTEIAYLPEEEGDITGHSDGMVMWAEPDKLLVNEYEEPFRSQVLGELEASLSGVEIIEIPYVNQNEFWRDWPSACGYYLNSLVTDDFIYVPVYGLTEDQMVLELIQSHTSKEVISIDASNVCFMGGSVRCLTWTVDGLNAEKILEH comes from the coding sequence ATGAAAACTAAGCTTTTGATAATTTTTGTATCTCTTGGTCTGTTTGTATCAATTCCTTATGCTTTTTCTTCTGAACCTGTAGGTATTCTTGTTCATCCTCCTCCATTAAAACAAGTTCAATTAGAAATTTCATTACATGAAATACAATGTAATGGTGATCGTACTTTGATTTGGCAAAAAGATACTTTGAAACCTGCTTGTGTTTTTCATGAATCTGAATTAATTTTTGACAGGAAATGGGCTAAGATGAGAATTGGAATGCCTGCTGAAGAGATAACTCAAGAAAAACTCTGTTTATGGTATGCAGATAACCTACCAAAATATTTGAAACCCTACTGTATATCTGAATCTAAAGTTTTGCAAAGTGACTCCAAACCTCTAGTAGTGATGGTTGCACCATCAATTAATGAAGAGTATTATCGAGAAGTTTTTCACGACATTATAGATTATGACATACAAACTGTCAACACAATATATGGAAAAGACAATGTAGTATTGCTTGTAGATAAAGAAACAAAACATTTGTTTGAAGGAAAGATTCCTGATGATGCTTTACTTGAGGCAAATGTTGCAGATATTTGGATACGTGATTTTGGAACTGTAGATACCATGACAGAAGTAAAATTTGATTTTAAACCTCAATATCTGACAAATGAGGATTCTGTCTGGATTAATGACAGTTTTGAAGATTGGTATGATCAAAAAAATCTATCTGGTAAAAAATCTGAATTAATCTTAGATGGCGGGAATCTTGTCTTTAATGGAAAAGACAAGGCAATAACTACTGTAAGAGTTTTTGAAGATAATCCTCAATATGATGAATTAGCGATTGATTCCAGATTAAAGGAATTACTACAAGTCACTGAGATTGCCTATCTTCCTGAAGAAGAGGGTGACATTACAGGGCATTCAGATGGAATGGTGATGTGGGCAGAACCTGATAAATTACTAGTCAATGAATATGAAGAACCTTTTAGAAGTCAGGTATTGGGAGAACTTGAAGCATCATTATCTGGAGTTGAGATAATTGAAATTCCTTATGTGAATCAGAATGAATTTTGGAGGGACTGGCCTTCTGCATGTGGGTATTATCTCAATTCTCTTGTAACAGATGATTTCATCTACGTTCCCGTTTACGGTTTAACCGAAGATCAAATGGTGTTGGAATTGATTCAATCTCATACTAGTAAGGAAGTAATCAGTATTGATGCATCAAATGTTTGTTTTATGGGTGGAAGTGTTAGATGTCTTACTTGGACTGTAGATGGATTAAATGCAGAAAAAATCCTTGAACACTAA
- a CDS encoding arginine--tRNA ligase encodes MTFKSILDEIENNLNKILDDLSISDVKFSVEPAKPGFGDVSSNVSFLLAKQLKKSPKEISEMLSEKYSQCVSTLVSKSESHPSGYLNFYADWPKLNQLILSESNLPEFGDVDIGKNSTIVVEHTSVNPNKALHIGHIRNIIIGDTISRILQKANYKVNVLNYVDDSGLQVADIIVGFKHFGYPIEPPQGKKFDHYCGDDVYVKTTEKYEQDSSLEEIRKNVLKELEDGTSETAQFADKITRRVLSNQLETCWNLAVSYDCLNFESQIIRSGLWDGIFEKLKEMNLVEFENDGKNAGCWVIRGEGKEEDKVIVRSNGTATYIAKDIPYAAWKLGLLDDPFHYEKYEKEQPNSRVLWQTILNDGASESQNFSGDKVITVIDSRQARLQKIITSLMGKFKSIPDAYVHLGYESVTLSSDTAKILGLETDGKQAQMSGRKGLYVNADSVYDLLKEKTTEETKKRHPEMDDSEIEKISHSVSVATLRYEMIKQDLDKIIAFDLTKSLSLEGDTAPYIQYTHARASRILEKSGRTPSIDVDFSLLKEQSEIDLVKMIGLFNLQVRDAANNLSPKVISRYCHDLAVTFNSFYEKSKVLDLGDEKLENSRLCLVNSFKITIEKALNLLGISAPDKM; translated from the coding sequence ATGACTTTCAAATCTATACTTGATGAAATTGAAAATAATCTTAACAAAATTCTAGACGATCTTTCTATTTCTGATGTAAAATTCTCTGTGGAACCTGCAAAGCCTGGATTCGGTGATGTTAGTTCTAATGTCTCCTTCTTACTTGCAAAACAACTCAAGAAAAGCCCTAAAGAAATTTCAGAAATGTTGTCTGAGAAATATTCACAATGTGTTAGTACTCTCGTTTCAAAATCTGAATCTCATCCATCAGGATATCTGAATTTCTATGCTGACTGGCCAAAATTAAACCAGTTAATTTTATCTGAATCAAACTTGCCTGAGTTTGGAGATGTTGATATTGGAAAAAATTCTACTATTGTAGTTGAACACACTAGTGTAAATCCAAACAAAGCTCTTCATATTGGTCATATACGTAACATCATAATCGGTGACACCATTTCCAGAATTTTACAAAAGGCAAACTACAAAGTTAATGTCTTAAACTATGTAGATGATTCTGGATTACAAGTTGCAGACATTATTGTTGGTTTCAAACATTTTGGATATCCGATAGAACCACCTCAAGGAAAGAAATTTGATCATTATTGTGGTGATGATGTTTATGTTAAAACCACCGAGAAATATGAACAAGATTCTAGTTTAGAGGAAATTCGAAAAAATGTTCTCAAAGAATTAGAAGATGGAACTTCTGAAACTGCTCAATTTGCTGATAAAATCACACGTCGTGTACTCTCTAACCAACTTGAGACCTGCTGGAATCTAGCAGTTTCTTATGATTGCCTAAATTTTGAATCTCAGATTATACGTTCAGGTTTGTGGGATGGAATTTTTGAAAAACTCAAAGAAATGAACCTTGTAGAATTTGAAAATGACGGAAAAAACGCTGGATGTTGGGTTATTCGAGGTGAAGGAAAAGAAGAGGATAAAGTGATTGTTAGAAGCAATGGCACTGCCACATACATTGCAAAAGACATTCCATATGCAGCATGGAAATTGGGATTGCTTGATGATCCATTCCATTATGAAAAATATGAAAAAGAACAACCAAACTCTCGTGTTCTATGGCAAACTATACTAAATGATGGTGCTTCTGAATCTCAAAATTTCTCTGGTGATAAAGTAATTACAGTAATAGATTCTCGTCAAGCAAGATTACAAAAAATTATCACTTCTTTAATGGGAAAATTCAAATCAATTCCTGATGCGTATGTTCACCTAGGATATGAATCAGTCACACTAAGTTCTGATACTGCAAAAATTCTTGGATTAGAAACTGATGGCAAACAAGCTCAAATGTCTGGCAGAAAAGGATTGTATGTTAATGCTGATTCTGTTTATGATTTACTAAAAGAAAAAACAACTGAAGAAACCAAGAAGAGACATCCTGAGATGGATGACTCTGAGATTGAAAAAATTTCTCATTCTGTATCTGTTGCAACATTACGTTATGAGATGATCAAACAAGATTTAGACAAAATCATTGCATTTGATTTAACAAAATCTCTTAGCTTGGAAGGTGACACTGCACCATATATTCAATACACTCATGCAAGAGCATCTAGAATTTTAGAAAAATCTGGAAGAACTCCTTCTATTGATGTTGATTTCTCTTTACTCAAAGAACAATCTGAAATTGATTTAGTAAAGATGATTGGCCTTTTCAATTTACAAGTTCGTGATGCTGCAAATAACTTGTCTCCAAAAGTAATTTCTAGATATTGTCATGATTTGGCAGTTACCTTCAACTCTTTTTATGAAAAATCAAAGGTACTTGATTTAGGTGATGAAAAATTAGAAAATTCACGTCTATGTTTGGTAAATTCATTCAAGATAACTATTGAAAAAGCATTGAATCTTTTGGGAATTTCTGCACCTGATAAGATGTAA